A region from the Melanotaenia boesemani isolate fMelBoe1 chromosome 11, fMelBoe1.pri, whole genome shotgun sequence genome encodes:
- the ccl27b gene encoding C-C motif chemokine 27b, with the protein MDLKVVFAVVCLCVLAITSSNAGIPKCCISTRKFSRGILKKVIKVEMQRSTGVCDIDALKLYTAGMKRPFCADPTVFNDWMKYKGKMMRQVNVHKTGKI; encoded by the exons ATGGATCTGAAAGTTGTGTTTGCAGTTGTCTGCCTGTGTGTCTTGGCCATCACATCATCTAACG CTGGCATACCAAAATGCTGCATCAGCACAAGAAAGTTTTCCCGAGGTATTCTGAAGAAAGTAATAAAAGTGGAAATGCAACGCAGCACCGGCGTCTGTGACATCGATGCACTGAA ACTCTATACAGCAGGCATGAAGAGACCCTTTTGTGCCGATCCTACAGTGTTCAATGACTGGATGAAGTATAAAGGGAAAATGATGCGACAAGTGAATGTACACAAAACCggaaaaatctaa